The Kribbella sp. HUAS MG21 genome includes the window GGATGGGACCTCGCCGGCCTCGACCTCCAAGACCGTGAGTGCCGAAACCGACGGGACCGTAGTCGGAGGCACGGCGACGGACAACGCCGGGAACAAGGCGACGCGCTCGGTCACCGTCAAGCTCGACGAGACCGTTCCGTCGGTGGTGGCTTCCAAGGACCGGGCGTCGAACGCCGCCGGCTGGTACGACGCCGATGTCACAGTCTCGTTCGCGTGTGCCGATGCGTTGTCCGGAGTCGCGTCCTGCCCGGCGCCCAAGGTGCTCACCGAAGGCGCGAACCAGTCCGCCACCGGCTCGGGCACCGACAACGCCGGCAACACCGAATCTGCCAGTGTCGTCGGTGTCAACGTCGACAAGACGCCACCGGTGCTGACCGGCTCGGTCCCTGCCGGATGGCACACTGGCGACGTCACGGTCTCCTGGACCTGCACCGACGCTCTGTCCGGCCCTGCCGCGCAGCCCGCCGACACCAAGGTCACCGGCGAAGGGGCCAACCTGACCTCGACCGCCACTTGCCTCGACGAGGCCGGCAACACGACCACCAAGACCATCACCGGAATCCAGATCGACCGCACCGCCCCGATCACCGGAATCACCGGCGCGTCGAACGACTGGACCAACGGAAGCGTCACGGTGACGCTCGCGGCGACCGACGGCCTGTCGGGCGTCTCGTCCACCTCCTACACGGTCGACGGCGGGGAGCTGATGAGCGGTACGACGTTCACGCTCGCCGCGGAGGGCGAGCACGTGATCACCTTCTTCAGCAAGGACAAGGCCGGCAACGTCGAGGACGTCAGGACGGCGCGGGTGAAGATCGACAAGAGCGCTCCGACGATCAACCATGTCTTCGCGCCGCCGTCCTACCGCGACGGGGACTGGAGCAACCAGGACGTCACCGTCACGTTCGACTGCGCCGACCAGGGCGGGTCTGGTGTCGCCGGCTGCACCGCGCCGGTCACGAAGTCGGCAGAGGGTGAGTCTCAGCCGGTGGCCGGAACCGCCACGGACAACGCGGGCAACTCCGCAACGGACACGGCGTTCGTCAGCATCGACAAGACCGCTCCTTCGGTGGTGGCGTCCAAGGACCGGGCGGCGAACAGCGCGGGCTGGTACGACGCCGATGTCACGGTCTCGTTCGCTTGTGCCGATGCGTTGTCCGGAGTCGCGTCCTGCCCGGCGCCCAAGGTGCTAGGCGAAGGCGCGAACCAGTCCGCGACCGGCTCGGGCACCGACAACGCCGGCAACACCGACTCCGCCAGTGTCGTCGGGGTCAACGTCGACAAGACGGCTCCGGTGCTGACCGGCTCGGTCCCTGCCGGATGGCACACCGGCGACGTCACGGTTTCCTGGACGTGCACCGACGCTCTGTCCGGTCCCGCCGTACAGCCCGCCGACACCAAGGTGACCGGCGAAGGGGCCAACCTGACCGCCACCGCCACCTGCCTCGACAAGGCCGGCAACACGACCACCAAGACCATCACCGGAATCCAGATCGACCGCACCGCCCCGGCGACAGCGCTCACGGTCTCCGGTGCGCTGCACAACGGCTGGTACCAGTCGGGCATCAACGTCGCGCTGACCGCCGACGACAACCTCGCCGGCGTCGACTCGATCTACTACTCGATCGACGGCGGTGCAGCCCAGCTGTACTCCGCTCAGGTGCCCGTCGCCGAGGACGGCACGCACACGCTGACGTACTGGAGCACGGACAAGGCCGGGAACATCGAGGACAAGACCGGCAACAGCGTCACCCTGAAGATCGACAAGACGCCGCCGGCGCTGAACGGCGCGCCCACCAGCTCGCCCAACGCGGCCGGCTGGTACCGCGACGACGTCACCGTCTCTTGGACGTGCTCGGACGGCACCTCGGGTATCGACGGCAGCTGCCCGGCCGACAGCACGATCGGCGGGGAAGGTCTCAATCTCGGCGCGAACGCGTCCGTCAGCGACAAGGCGGGCAACTCCACCGGCCGGACGGTCGGCGAGATCAAGATCGACCGCTCGGCGCCGACCACGACAGCTCAGCTGCCCGCTCTTCCGACCGGCGGTTGGTACTCCGGCACCGTCGACGTGACCCTGGACCGTGCCGACAACCTGTCGGGTGTCGAGACGACGTACTACGAACTCGACGGCGGGGCCGTGCAGGTCTACACCGGTCCGTTGTCGGTCACGGCCGACGGCGTCCACGAGGTGAGGTTCTGGAGCAAGGACAAGGCCGGCAACACCGAGACCGCCGGCGCGCCGCTGACGTTCCGGATCGACAAGACGGCGCCTGTCACGGAGAAGATCCACCCGATCTCTCCGGAGAGCGGCTGGTTCGTCACCAGTGGCATCCCGTTCGCGTTCGGCGCGAGCGACGCTCGCTCCGGTGTGATGGCGACGTACTACGCGATCGACGGCGGAGCACCGCACACGTACGGCGAGCCGTTGACCGTGGACCTCTCCACGGGTACGCACAAGGTGACGTACTGGAGCGTCGACCTGGCCGGGAACAAGGAGGCGACACGTTCGTTCGACGTCAACGTCGACACCATCGCCCCGGTGATCAAGGGTTCGCAGAGCCCCGCGCCGAACAGCTACGGCTGGAACAACGCCGACGTGGACGTCACGTTCAGCTGCACCGACGCCGACTCGGGCATCAATGGGGTCGCCGGCTGCGCGGGCGACGCCAGGTTGACCAACGACGGGTCCGGTCAAACGGTGGCCGGGGACGCGGTGGATGTGGCGGGCAACCGCAGCCGCATCGAGTACGGGCCGGTCAACCTCGACAAGACCAGGCCCACCTTGCAGGGTGTGCTTCCCGCCGGCGCACGCGACGGCTGGTACAAGGACGACCTGATCGTGGAGTGGGTCGGCGACGACGCGCTCTCCGGCATCGACCCCCTGAGCCGGCCAGCGGCCGCCAAGGTCGTCGGCGAGGGCGACGACCTCCGCGCCGGCCCGGTCACCGTCAAAGACAAGGCAGGCAATGAGAGCGCTCCGGCGTCAGTGGGCGTGAAGATCGACCGGACCGCTCCGGTGATCACCGGTGGGCCGACCACCCAACCGAACGCGGCGGGTTGGTTCAGCCAGGCAGTCGTCGTGGACTTCAGTTGCACGGACAACCTCTCCGGTGTCGCGTCGTGCCCGACCAGCAAGGTTGTCCAGGGCAACGGCGCCAACCAGAGCGTGACCAGCGATCCGGCTCTCGATGTCGCCGGCAACGAGCGTGCCGGCAAGACCGTCGGCGGCATCAACGTTGACGGCACCGCGCCGACGACCACGGCGAACAACCAATGCACCAGGACGAACGGCTGGTGCACCGGAAGCACAGCCAACGTGGTGCTCGCTGCTATGGACCAGACCGGACTGTCCGGAGTGAAGGAGATTCGGTACCAGATCGACGGCGGAACCGTGCAGGTGGCCGCTGGTGCGACCAAGACCGTGAGCGTCCCGCTCGACGGCTCCGGCGCGGGCAGCGTCGCCTACTGGGCAGTGGACAACGCCGGCAACGCCGAAGGGGTGAACAAGGTGGCGTTGAAGTGGGACAACATCGCCCCGGCGGTGACCCACACGGTGACACCGAAGCCGAACAACGCGGACTGGAACAACACCGATGTGACGGTTCACTTCGACGCCAAGGACGACGACGCGGGATCCGGCGTCAAGCCCGGCAGTGTCACTCCGGACGTGCTCGTGAGCACCGAGACCGCCGAGCTGGAGGTCCTGGGATCCGCCGAGGACACGGCCGGCAACAAGGGCAGCGACAAGGTCACGGTCAAGCTGGACAAGTCCGCTCCGACCATCACCGCGGCCGTCGTGGCCGGGACGAAGGGCGCCAACGGGTGGTACACCTCCAACGTCACGGTGAAGTTCACGTGCGCCGACGCCCTGTCCCGCATCGCCAGCTGCCCTGACCCGGTCGTGCTGACCAAGAACGGCGCGAACACGGCGAGCGGGACGGCCACGGACAACGCCGGCAACGTTGCTTCGGCGACGGTCTCCGGGATCACCATCGACCAGGAGCTGCCTACGCTCACCGCGGCGGACGTCAACGTGGCGGGTGCCGCGTACACCCTGGGCGCTGTGCCGGCCGCGAGCTGCACTGCGACCGACAACGTCTCCGGACTGGCATCCTGCAAGGTCACAGTCACCGGCGGAACCGCCAACGGGGTCGGCACCCACAACTATGTGGCCACGGCGACGGACAAGGCCGGCAACACGACCACGCTGAGCGGCACCTACACGGTCAAGTACCGCTTCGACGGGTTCCTGCAGCCGATCAACGACACCGCACATCAAGTCGGCGTCTCGACCAGCATCTTCAAAGCGGGCAGCTCCGTTCCGGCCAAGTTCCAGCTGAAGAAGAACGACGGCACCGTCGTCCAGGCAGGCTCGGCTCCGCTGTGGCTGCTTCCCGCCAAGGGCAGCGCCACCAGCGCGCCTGTGGACGAGTCCGTCTACGCCGGCACGGCAGACAGCGGTACGTCGTACCGGTACGACGCCACGGCCCAGCAGTACTTGTACACGTGGAAGTCCGCCAGTACAGGAGGGAGCTACTGGCGGATCGGCGTCAAGCTCGACGACGGACAGACGTACTACGTCAACGTCGGCTTGCGCTGAGATCACAGGCTGCCGGGGACCCCGGTAGCCACATGACGGGGGCCCGTGCCGAGGTCGGCACGGGCCCTCAGCCGCGCCAGATCATTCCTCTCGCAGCAGGTCGATCGCACTCTGCCGGTCCTTGACGCGGAGCTTGCGCAACACCGTGGAGACGTGTACGCGCACGGTGGTCGGCGACAGGAACAGGCGCTTCGCCACCTCCTCCGTGCTCAGTCCCTGCGAGAGAAGCTCCATCACTTCCCACTCCCGCGAGCTGAGCTTCGCCGCGGCCGCGGACCGCCGGCTGAACAGGCGCCGCGCCGGGGCGCGGAACTCCTGGAGGATCCTGGTCACCACCGACGCCGAGACGGATGCCTCGCCCGCCATGACCTGGCGCAGGCCGGTGGTGAGCCTGTCCGGCTCGTCGTCCTTGAGGAGGTAGCCGACGGCACCGGCCCGCAACGCGTCGAACAGGTCCTCGTCGTCGCGCGAATGGGTCAGCATGACCACTCGCGTCCCGGGCAGGCTGCGGCTCAGCTCGGCGGCCGCCCGGATCCCGTTGCCCGGCATGTGGATGTCCAGCAGTACGACGTCCGGGCGGTGCTCCAGCGCCATCCTGATCACGTCGGCGGCGTTGGCGGCCTCGGCGCTGACGACGAATCCACCCGCCTCCAGCAGGTCGCGGATGCGCGACCTGGTCGGTGGGTGATCGTCCGCCATGACGATCCGAATCTCGCCTTCCATCTACCACCTCACCGTCACCGCGGTGCCGCTTCCGGGCGCCGAGCTGATGTGCAGTTCCCCGGGCAGCCCGCGGGCGCGCTCCCGCATACTGATCAGGCCGAAGCCGGTCGGACTTGTCGTCACCGTATCGAGGTCGAAGCCGGCGCCGTCGTCCTCGACGACGAGTCGCCTTCCGGCCTCGTCGCGCCCGAGCACGATCCGGACCCGGCTCGCCTTCCCGTGCCGAGCCGCGTTGCTCACGGCCTCGCGGGCGATGCGGACCAGGGCGTGCCGCTCGTCCGGCTCCGCGGTCAGCGCATCGTCGACGTCGAGCTCCAGCATGACGTCGTACCTCTCGGCGACCTGACGGGCTGCTCGGTGCAGCGCGAAACCCAGCGGTTCATTGCCCGGCGCACCGAGTACCTCGACCGCTTGGCGCGCCTCGTCGAGCGCCCGGTCGCAGGCGGCGATGATGCGCTCGGCGCGCTCCGGCGCAGCACCTCGGAGACCGGCGCTCTCGGCCCGGATGTATCCCACCTCCTGGATCACGCCGTCATGCAGCTCGCGTGCCAGCCGGCGCCGATCCTCGACAACCGCGGACTCGGCCTGAGCGGTCCAGTACTGACGGATCTCGCGGCTCGCGCCGACCAGGAGCAGCAGGTAGAAGCCGCTGCGAAAGGCGTCTCCGGCATAGACCCAGTTCGAGTACACGGACGGATAGACGAGGTAGCTGACCCTCGCGAAGGCGGCCAGCATGCATGCCGGGCCGAGCCAGCGGACCACCTCGTCGGAGCGCTTCGTCGCCTGCGCCGTGAACGCCACCGACGCAAGCAGGAAGCATGCCAGCGCGAGCAGCTGGCCTGCGACAAGCACCGGGTGAGCCGCGGTGAACGAGGTGGCGTCCTGTGGCGTCGACCCCGGGTCCAGCGCGAGCGGCAGCCGTTCCTGCTGCCACCACAGCACCGCGGCGACGACGCCCGCGATACCCAGCGGGACCGCGATCGCCAGGCGGCGCGCGATGCGCACCTTGCGACCCGACTGCAGCGCGGCACCGGCGATCATCAGCACGCCGATCACCCGGGTGGCGAACGGCAACCACACCTCGAGCCTGCCGGAGTCTGCGTGCCCGAACAGGCCGACGAGCACAGTGAGCGCCAGCCCGGCGACAGCCAACAGAACGAGTCCTTGCATCAGCAGGAGATCCTGCCGTCTGCGGTGTCGCAGAAGCCGCCCGTAGGCGAGATAGGCCGCGAGCAAGGCCACCGACGCGTCGGCGGTCTCGATGACCAGGTGAGCGGACCGGCTGCGATACCCGGAGAACAACTCCGGAAACATGAGCAGAGAAGCGGTGACCACCACGCCCAGGCCCGCGGCGGCCAACGTCCCCGTCACCGCGCGAGCATCCGTAGAGATCCGGCGCGGCCGATGCGAAATCGAGATCTCCATCCTCAGAGGACCGTACGACGAACAGACAACCGATTACAATGCGTCACTCCACGTGACCGAATCGAGGACTGTGGGAGTTCGGGGCGGGTTGGGTTCGAGGGCGATCTGGGGTGGCCGTCCGTTCGACCAGCGCTGGGCCCATTCGGTCGCGAAGCTCAGGTCGGCCGTGTTGCGGCGGGGTAGGGCAACCGAGGCCGGCGCGAGGGTGCGGTGCCGGTCTGCGGTTTGCCGGAGATCGGCGATCACCTCGGCGAAGCGGTGTCCGACTGGCTTCACACGGTTGTTCACGTCGAGCAGGCCGAGCCCGTACTCGAGCTGTGCGAAGCCGCCGCGGTCGGGACGGATGTCGTGTGAGGCCCACCAGGACAGCGCGGTCACGCCCGGGATTGATGTCGCGTGCCTGATCAGCCGTTCGGCGGCGTCCTCGACAGAGATCCTGGACAACCAGTCCGGCGCTACGCCGATCTCCTGCACCCAGATCGGTCGCGGAGTGGTCTGGTGCGCCGCGGCCACCTGGGCCAGATAGGCCCCGATCGACCAGGCCAGGTCGTTGTTCTCGCCGAAGTGACCGAGGAAGCCGCTGAAGTACGGCCAAGCGTGGACGGTGGTGATGTCCAGTTCGTTGGCGAGCAGGGCTGGGCTGAAGCCGACGTGATCGGTGGTCCACGGCTGGTGGTCCGCGCCGAGTACGACGGGCAAGCCGGGCGCAGCGGTTCGTACCGCGGCGACCAGGTCGCGCGCCCACGCGTCGAGATCCTGACGAGTGACTGGCTCGGATTCGAAGCCGACCAGCATGTTCGGTTCGTTGCCGAGGTCGATGCCGGCGCCCGCGGGGTGCGCGGCGACAACCTCGGCCACCGATCGGAGCAGAAGTCCGGCGGCGGCGATCGCCGCCGGGTCTGTGAAGATGCTGCCCCGGGGCAGCCACGGTGGCCGGAAGACCCAGCCGGAGAGGAACCCGTTCAGCACGGTGACCCAGACCTCGAGCCCGGCGTCATGCGCACGGTCCAGCACGCTCGACAGCCGCGACAGCGCGGTCGGCGAGACCGACGTCGGGAACGGCTGGAACACGGGCCACAGGCACTGGATGCGCACGTGGTCGCAGCCGAGGCCGGCGATCGCGGCCAGATCATCGGCGATCGAGTTCTCGTCGAAGTCCAGCCAGGCGTTCCACCACTGGTCACGCGGCACGTAGTTGACCCCGAAGGCCAACCGGTCAAGGGTGTTCAACGGCTCTCCCCGCCGGCGTTCCAGGCGAGGACCTGGCCACGATCGACGAGCCGGTTCTGCAGTTCGGTGATGTCGAGGTCTTGTACGTCGGTCCCCGCGCGCAGCGACTGCACCGCGGCGACTGCCGCGGATTCGGCGAGGACACAGAACACCGGCTCCATGCGCGTCGCCGCGTACCCGATGTGTGTGGCGGAGAGACAGACAGGTACGAGCAGATTGCCGCAGTCGGACCGCCGCGGCGCGATCGCCCGGTACGGAACGCCGTACGGATACCCGGTGCCGAGGTGACCGCCGATGAACATGTCGCCTTCGGTCGCGACTCCGAGCTGCCCGGTCTCGGGGTTGTGGCGAGGAACGCGCCGTACCGGATAGACGTCGACGCCGAACAGCGCCAGACCGATGCTGTCGCGAGGTCGGGTCTGGTTGATCACGTCGGCGTGCGTGAGGGTGTACAGCCCGTCGAGGCGTCGGGAGACCCGCACGTACAGCTGCGGCGGCCAGCCGTCGGTGTCCGGGAACACACTCGCGTCGAGTCCGTACGCCGCCGTCGCCGCCCGGAAGTCCGCCGGCACAGCGGGGTCCGTCGACAGGAAGTGGTGAAGACCGCGGAGGTAGTCGATGTGCTGACGCCAGATCCGCGACCGGACGTCCCAGTCGCCGTCCTGATACGCACGGCTCACGCCGACCGGAGCGTTCGTGATCAGCGAGGCGCGCTGGTAGTTGTACTCGCCGGAGTTGATCCATCCGGGGAAGATCCCGCGCAGCGCCTCGGTGTCGGAGCCGAGGTGCGCGACGTATCGCCGTACCAACTCGTAGTCGGCAGGGGAGTAGCCGTCGGGCGGAGTGAGGTCCGCACGGCGAGTGGGGTCGGCCGTGACGTAGAAGCGGTAGTTGTAGGCCTGCGTGTAGTCGTCGGCCGCGCCGACGGGAAGCCCGTGATCCGGTTCGAGCAGCGGCACCAGACCGCCGGCTCTGTCGCCGGGAACGAGGTACGGATCGATCGGAGTCCAGTTGGTGACCGGCCGGACGCCGGCCGGCTCCTCGCCGTAGGCCTCGCGCGCCTCGCGACCCGTGCGGTACCGGACACCGGCGAGCGCCATCAGATCGCCTTCGTACGACGCGTCGATGAAGACCGCCGCGTGGACCTCGCCGTCGGGTACCGCGTCGGAGGCCGGCAGCGGGACACCCCACTTGTCCGGCGTGGAGGTCTCCAACTGGACGGCGGTGATGCGGTTGTGCGTGCGGATCACGGACCGGACGCGGTGCTCGAAGATCACCTCGATCCCCGCACCCGCGATCCAGTCCTGGAACGCCCGCTGGACGTCGTACGGGTTGGTGCCGAACCCGAAGACGGCCCTGCTCGTCAGACCGCCGACGGCCGCGGGCATCGGGCAGTCCTGGGCCGGTTTGATGCCCGCGCTCAGCATGCCGCCGAGCCACCGGCTCGGCTCGATCAGGATGACGGACGCGCCCTCCTGATGCGCGGTCATCGCCGCGACGCAGCCTGCGGCGGTTCCTCCGTAGACACAGACATCGACCATGGCATGCACTCTGACGCCGCCCAGGGCCGCTGGCACATAGCCGATTTGAACCTGCGCATGTACTTTTTTGCCGTGTTGACTTTGGACGGCTACCTGCTCGCTCCGCGCCGCCGGCAGTTCAGCCTCGCGCGCGACACGTACCGGACGTGGACCCTGCTGTTACCGCGGAGCGGGACCTTCGCGTACGACGTGACCGGCGCAGCACCCGGGGTGGCGAGGTTCGGCGACGTCGTGCTCTGTCCGCCGGGCGGGACGCTCTGGCGCGAGATGCGCAGCCCGGTGTCGTTCTTCCACGCCCGCTTCAGCACCGAGCTGCAGCCGCCGGCCGGCCGGAGCCGATTGCCGGACCTGGACCGGCTGCGCGTCAACCTGTCGATGCTCGAGGCAACGGATGCGAACTCGGACCTGGTGGCCGCTCATGTGGTCACCGACATCGTGCTGATGACGCTGCGGGCTCAGCACGACGCGCCCGAGGACGAACTCGTGCAACGTGCCACGGCGTACATCCATGACCACTTCACGGCCGTGGACCTGTCGCTCGGCGACCTCGCCGTGGTGCTCGGTATCGGTCCGGCGCAATTGTCACGACGATTCGCGGCGGTCCATGGAATGACACCGGTCCGGTACCTCCGCCGGCTCCGGATCCGGCGGGCCCGTGAACTCCTCGCCGGGACCGACGACACCCTGCAGGCAGTCGCGGAGCGCTGCGGGTACCGGAGCGCGTTCTACCTCAGCCGCGTGTTCAGCAACCACACGGGCCAGTCGCCGTCCGAGTACCGCCGTACCACCAGGGTCTGAGGCAGGGGCCGGCACGGCGGACGAAACGAGGTCTGGTATTTGCGAAAGCGCTTGCGCTACTCTGCGGAAACGGCCGCTCGCGCCGCATCCCGCTGAGGAGTTCGCATGTACCGACCCCTGATTCGTTCCACCACTGCGCTCACGACCTCCGTGGTCCTCCTGGCAGGGCTGGTGGCCTGCTCCAGCGCCCCTTCGTCGTCCACCGCTGCGCCGGGCACCTCCGGTCCCGTGACGATCACGGTAGGTGACCGGCCGAGCAGCTCGGATCCCGCCAACCGGGCGCAGTTCGACAAGAAGGTCGCCGACTTCGAGAAGGCGAACCCGGACATCAGGCTCGACCCGGCCGAGACGATCTGGGACGCCACCACCTTCCAGGCCCAGGTCGCCGGCGGTCAGTTGCCGGACGTGCTGAGTGTGCCGTTCACCGAGCCGCAGGGCCTGATCGCCCGCAAGCAGGTCGCGGACCTCACCGAGGCGCTCAAGGGCGACGGCCTGCTGGACGAGCTGAACCCGAACGTCCTGCGGATCGCCCAGGACCAGGCCGGCAAGGTGTACGCGGTACCGACCGCTGCCTACTCGATCGGGCTGATCTACAACCGCGACCTGTTCACCAAGGCCGGGCTCGACCCGGACAAGCCGCCCGCGACCTGGGACGAGGTCCGCGCGGCCGCCAAGCAGATCGCGGCGAAGACCGGCCAGGCCGGCTACGCGCAGATGACCACGAACAACACCGGCGGCTGGATGTTCACCACCCAGACGTACGCGTTCGGCGGCACGATCGAGAACGCGGAGGGGACGAAGGCGACGTTCGACGACGCCCCGTCCAAGGCGGCGCTGCAGACGCTGCACGACATGAAGTGGACCGACAAGTCGATGGGCCAGAGCGTGTTGTACGACTACGACGGGATCCAGAAAGCGTTCGCGGCCGGCAAGATCGGCATGTACATGGGCGCCCCGGACATGTACCGCTCGATCGTCCAGACCAACGGCCTGAAGGCGTCGGCGTTCGGCATCGGCCCGATGCCGCAGCAGGGCGGCGACCACGGCACTCTGACCGGCGGCAGCGTGCAGGTCGTCAGCCCGAATGCCACCGACGCGGAGAAGGCGGCCGCGATCAAGTGGATCAAGTTCGCCTACCTGAACAAGTACGTGAGCCAGGACGCGGCCGTCACGAGTGCGAAGAACGCCGTGGCCGCGAAGCAGCCGGTGGGCGTCCCGGGTCTTCCGGTGATCGCGTCCGGACAGTGGGCGACGTACCAGTCCTGGATCAAGCCGCACGTGAACGTGCCGCTGGAGAACTTCGCGCCGTACACGACGGTGGCCGCGGACCAGAAGATCATCCCCGAGCCGCCGGTGAAGGCTCAGGAAGTGTACGCCGCTCTCGACCCGGTGGTGCAGACGGTGCTCGGCAACGAAAAGGCCGACATCGCGGCACTGCTGACCAAGGCGGCCGCCACGGTGGACGCGAAGCTGGGGCGCTGAGTTGCCTACCGCAACCACTGCGCCGGCGACCGGTGTCCCGGCGGGCAGCCGGGGCGCCGGGGTACGGCGGCGTGCGCGCTGGGCCACGCTCCGCCGGGCGCGCCACGGTGTCCCCGCGCTGGTGTTCGCACTGCCCGTGCTGATCGTGTTCCTGCTGTTCTCCTGGGGTCCCGTCGTTCGTGGTCTGGTGATGAGCCTGCAGAAGACCAACCTGGTCGACCCGGTGCTCTGGGTCGGCCTGGAGAACTTCCGGTACGTCCTGCAGGATCCGCTGGTCGGTCAGGCCACGCTGAACACGTTGTGGTTCACGCTGCTGGCACTGCTGTTCGGGTTCCCGGTCCCGGTCCTGCTCGCGATGTTCCTGTCCGAGCTGCGCGGCCGGTCGTGGCTGTACACGACCCTCGCCTACCTGCCGGTGATCATGCCGCCGGTCGTGGCGATCCTCTTGTGGCGGTTCTTCTACGACCCGTCGTCCAGTGGCTTGTTCAACAGCATCCTCGGGGTGTTCGGGCTCGGACCGTTCCCGTGGCTCGACAGCCCGTCGTCGGCGATGCCGTCGATCGTCCTCGAGGCGACCTGGGCCGGCGCGGGCAACGCGGTGATCATCTATCTCGCCGCGCTGACCTCGGTCCGGGCCGATCTGTACGAAGCGGCCGAGCTGGACGGAGCGGGCATCGTACGGCGGATCTGGCACGTGATGTTGCCGCATCTGCGCGGCGTGCTGCTGCTGATGCTGCTGCTCCAAGTGGTCGGCACCATGCAGTTGTTCACGGAGCCACTGCTGTTCACCGGCGGCGGTCCGCAGAACTCGACGGTGACGATTCTGCTGCTCATCTACAACTACGCGTTCGTCAACGGCGACTACGGTGCAGCGACCGCGCTCAGTGTCCTGCTGGCCTTGGCCCTGGCCGCGCTGTCGGCGGCGTTCCAGCTCGCGACTCGCCGCTGGAGCACCGAATGAGCGCCACCGAGCGGGGAGCGCTGTCCGTGACCGACCGCCGGCAGCCGCGCGTCCGGGTACCGTTCGTGATCGGCCAGGTGGTCGTCCTGGCCGGCTTGCTGGTCGCCGGCCTCGGCCCGCTGCTGTGGTTGCTCAAGGCAGCGATCTCGCCGACCCAGGACAGCGTCCGCAAGCCGCTCGCGCTGTTCCCGTCCGGGGAGATCCAGTGGCAGAACCTCGCAACGGCCTGGCAACAAG containing:
- a CDS encoding sensor histidine kinase produces the protein MTGTLAAAGLGVVVTASLLMFPELFSGYRSRSAHLVIETADASVALLAAYLAYGRLLRHRRRQDLLLMQGLVLLAVAGLALTVLVGLFGHADSGRLEVWLPFATRVIGVLMIAGAALQSGRKVRIARRLAIAVPLGIAGVVAAVLWWQQERLPLALDPGSTPQDATSFTAAHPVLVAGQLLALACFLLASVAFTAQATKRSDEVVRWLGPACMLAAFARVSYLVYPSVYSNWVYAGDAFRSGFYLLLLVGASREIRQYWTAQAESAVVEDRRRLARELHDGVIQEVGYIRAESAGLRGAAPERAERIIAACDRALDEARQAVEVLGAPGNEPLGFALHRAARQVAERYDVMLELDVDDALTAEPDERHALVRIAREAVSNAARHGKASRVRIVLGRDEAGRRLVVEDDGAGFDLDTVTTSPTGFGLISMRERARGLPGELHISSAPGSGTAVTVRW
- a CDS encoding response regulator transcription factor is translated as MEGEIRIVMADDHPPTRSRIRDLLEAGGFVVSAEAANAADVIRMALEHRPDVVLLDIHMPGNGIRAAAELSRSLPGTRVVMLTHSRDDEDLFDALRAGAVGYLLKDDEPDRLTTGLRQVMAGEASVSASVVTRILQEFRAPARRLFSRRSAAAAKLSSREWEVMELLSQGLSTEEVAKRLFLSPTTVRVHVSTVLRKLRVKDRQSAIDLLREE
- a CDS encoding PxKF domain-containing protein, translating into MRSRNNSPRPGVAGRVLVLVIGALMLSGGLQAAPALAAGVTSASFSGGAGTVSVDGTLFAKQGAALTLTVGTSDDTRCVAVTGAATVPRQTSNTAKTTWTFTTTAPAGDGVKAFTVAASPNFNANGCTGQSQSTQASYTLDNTGPAVAAALSPVPNAAGWNNTDTTVRWTATDTASGVSATQPFKSETVTSNGIVNLTAPAQVDRLGNTGAAGAVSVRVDKAKPTITATQTANANGTVTVAFLCADSNSGGQAASGIASCVADGTTPPSNSKTVPAGSTVTGTATDKAGNVSTSSMTVAAADATAPTIEHSVAPAPNAAGWNNADATVSFACTDNEGGSGIASCVADGTSPASTSKTVSAETDGTVVGGTATDNAGNKATRSVTVKLDETVPSVVASKDRASNAAGWYDADVTVSFACADALSGVASCPAPKVLTEGANQSATGSGTDNAGNTESASVVGVNVDKTPPVLTGSVPAGWHTGDVTVSWTCTDALSGPAAQPADTKVTGEGANLTSTATCLDEAGNTTTKTITGIQIDRTAPITGITGASNDWTNGSVTVTLAATDGLSGVSSTSYTVDGGELMSGTTFTLAAEGEHVITFFSKDKAGNVEDVRTARVKIDKSAPTINHVFAPPSYRDGDWSNQDVTVTFDCADQGGSGVAGCTAPVTKSAEGESQPVAGTATDNAGNSATDTAFVSIDKTAPSVVASKDRAANSAGWYDADVTVSFACADALSGVASCPAPKVLGEGANQSATGSGTDNAGNTDSASVVGVNVDKTAPVLTGSVPAGWHTGDVTVSWTCTDALSGPAVQPADTKVTGEGANLTATATCLDKAGNTTTKTITGIQIDRTAPATALTVSGALHNGWYQSGINVALTADDNLAGVDSIYYSIDGGAAQLYSAQVPVAEDGTHTLTYWSTDKAGNIEDKTGNSVTLKIDKTPPALNGAPTSSPNAAGWYRDDVTVSWTCSDGTSGIDGSCPADSTIGGEGLNLGANASVSDKAGNSTGRTVGEIKIDRSAPTTTAQLPALPTGGWYSGTVDVTLDRADNLSGVETTYYELDGGAVQVYTGPLSVTADGVHEVRFWSKDKAGNTETAGAPLTFRIDKTAPVTEKIHPISPESGWFVTSGIPFAFGASDARSGVMATYYAIDGGAPHTYGEPLTVDLSTGTHKVTYWSVDLAGNKEATRSFDVNVDTIAPVIKGSQSPAPNSYGWNNADVDVTFSCTDADSGINGVAGCAGDARLTNDGSGQTVAGDAVDVAGNRSRIEYGPVNLDKTRPTLQGVLPAGARDGWYKDDLIVEWVGDDALSGIDPLSRPAAAKVVGEGDDLRAGPVTVKDKAGNESAPASVGVKIDRTAPVITGGPTTQPNAAGWFSQAVVVDFSCTDNLSGVASCPTSKVVQGNGANQSVTSDPALDVAGNERAGKTVGGINVDGTAPTTTANNQCTRTNGWCTGSTANVVLAAMDQTGLSGVKEIRYQIDGGTVQVAAGATKTVSVPLDGSGAGSVAYWAVDNAGNAEGVNKVALKWDNIAPAVTHTVTPKPNNADWNNTDVTVHFDAKDDDAGSGVKPGSVTPDVLVSTETAELEVLGSAEDTAGNKGSDKVTVKLDKSAPTITAAVVAGTKGANGWYTSNVTVKFTCADALSRIASCPDPVVLTKNGANTASGTATDNAGNVASATVSGITIDQELPTLTAADVNVAGAAYTLGAVPAASCTATDNVSGLASCKVTVTGGTANGVGTHNYVATATDKAGNTTTLSGTYTVKYRFDGFLQPINDTAHQVGVSTSIFKAGSSVPAKFQLKKNDGTVVQAGSAPLWLLPAKGSATSAPVDESVYAGTADSGTSYRYDATAQQYLYTWKSASTGGSYWRIGVKLDDGQTYYVNVGLR